Below is a genomic region from Jiangella gansuensis DSM 44835.
AGCTTCGACCAGGCGCGTGCTTGTGGCCTGAGCAAGGGCCGGATCGCCTGGCTGCTGCGGCGCGGACACTGGCGGCGGGTGCACCGTCGGGTGTACGCGACATTCACCGGCCCGCTGTCGTTCGAGGCGCAGGTGTGGGCGGCGATCCTGCGCGCCGGCCGCGGCGCCGTCGCGAGCCACTGTACGGCCGCGTACCTCGATGGACTCTGCGACGAACCAGGGCCCCTGATCCACCTCACTCTTCCGGCGGATCGGCATGTCCGAAGCCGGATCGACGGCGCCCGCATCCACTACGCGCACCGACTCGACCGTTCCCGACACCCCACCCTCTCCCCGCCGCGGACACGTGTCGAGGACACCGTGCTCGACCTCGTGGATGCCACCACGCGCCCGCGGGAGGTCGAGACATGGGTCACCGCGGCCTGCCAGCGTCGGCGCACCACGCCGGAACGTCTCGCCGACGCGCTCGGCCGGCGCAAGAAGATCCGCTGGCGGCCCATGCTCGAAAGCATGCTGAGCGATGTCGCCGCGGGCGCACAGTCACCGCTCGAACTCCGCCACCTCCGCGCCGTTGAGCGTGCGCACGGCCTGCCGACCGCCCGCCGTCAGCGGCGGGTGGCCGGCGGACGCGTCATCTGGGTGGATGTCGACCACGACGAGTTCGCAATCCGGATCGAGCTGGACGGGCGCGTGGGGCACGCCGACGAAGGCCGGTTCCGGGACCGGCATCGTGACAATCGTGCCACGGTGGACGGCAGGGCGACGCTTCGGTACGGCCATGCCGACGTCTTCGGCACGCCGTGCGAGGTGGCGGCAGAACAGGCGCGTGTGCTCGCGGCTCGAGGCTGGGAGGGTTCGCCGCGACCATGCGGTCGGGACTGCACCGCGTTCGTTGATCATCAACGGTTGGTCGCATGATGGCACGTCCAGCCGTTGATGATCATGGCTAAGAGGTATGAACCTCAGGAGGAGGAGCACCATGAGCAAGCTCGTCGTGATCGAGAACGTGAGTCTGGACGGCGTCATGCAGGCGCCCGGCGCCCCGGAGGAGGACACTCGCGGCGGCTTCGCGCACGGCGGATGGGCCGCGCCCTACAGCGACGATGTCGCCCTCGCCGAGATGAGCGAGGGCATGTCCGTGGGCGGGCCGTTGCTGTTCGGCCGCCGCACGTACGAGAGCTTCCACGGGTACTGGGGCCAGCAGGCCGACGACAACCCGTACACCCCGGTGCTCAACGCCGCCACGAAGTACGTCGTGTCGACGACGCTGTCCGAGCCGCTGCCGTGGCAGAACTCCAGGTTGGTCAGCGAGGACGTCCCGGCCGCGGTCGCCGCGCTCAAGGAACGCGAGGAGCGGGACGTCGGCGTCCTCGGAAGCGGTGAGCTGGTCCAGACGCTGATCCGGTACGACCTCATCGACCAGTACGTCCTGTCGATCCACCCGCTGGTGCTCGGCCAGGGCGCCAGGCTGTTCCGCGAGAGCGCCCCGCTGACCAAGTTCCGGCTGGCGAAGTCGGTGCCGACCACGACCGGCGTCATCATCGCGACGTACGACCGCGCCCGGTAAAGGCGCCACGCACGGTCACGTCACCGCAGCTCGGGCGGTGTTCTCGGGGCGCTCGTGCTCCCGGCCGGCCAGGACCTCGACCATGTGCGAGACCGCGTCGTACACGTCGGCGAACCCCACGTACAGCGGCGCGAAGCCGAACCGGGCCAGGTCCGGCTCGCGGAAGTCGCCGATGACCCGCCGGCCGATCAGTGCCTGCACGAAGCCGTACGCGCCCGGCAGGCGAAGGCAGACCTGAGACCCGCGCTCGGCATGCGCCCGCGGCACTTCCGCCACCACGCCGTACGACGCCAGCCGTTCCGCGGTGAGCTCCAGGAACAGGTCGGTCAGCGCCAGCGATTTGCGCCGCACCTCGGCCATGGAGACCCCGGCGAACGCGTCCAGCGCGGCGTCCAGTGCCGCCACGCCGAGCACCGGGGTGGTGCCGCTGAGCATCCGGCGCACGCCCGCCGCCGGCCGGTAGTCGCGCTCCAGCGCGAACGGGTCGGCGTGCCCGAACCAGCCGGTGACCGGCTGCTCGATCGCGTCCAGCCAGCGCGGCGCAACGTAGACGAAGGCCGGCGCGCCCGGCCCGCCGTTGAGGTACTTGTATCCGCAGCCCACCGCGAGGTCGGCGTCCCATCCGGCGAGGTCGACGTCCACCGCGCCGGCGGAGTGGCACAGGTCCCACAGCATGACGGCACCGGCCTCGTGGACCGCGGCGGTGACCGCGGGACCGTCGTGCATCCGTCCGAGCCGGTAGTCGACGTGGCACAGCGACACCACCGCGACGTCGTCGTCGAGCACGGTCGCGAGGTCCGGCGAGTCCGCGGCGGACCACCAGCGCACCGTCAAGCCGAGCAGCCGGGCCACCCCGTCCACCACGTAGGAGTCGGTGGGGAAGTTGCCCGGTTCGGTGACGACGACCCTGCGTCCGGGCCGCAGCCGGGCCGCGGCCACGAGCAGCTTGAACAGCTGAACGCTGGTGGAGTCGCCGACGGTGACGGTGCCGGGCGCGGCGCCGAGCAGCGGCTCCAGCTTCGCGCCCACCGTCGCCGGCAGGTCGTACCAGCCGTGGGTGTTCCACGAGGTGATGAGGGCGTCACGCCACTCGTGCCCGACCAGCCGGCTCATCCGCTCGGCGACACCGCGCGGCAACGGACCCAGCGAGTTGCCGTCGAGGTAGATCACCCCGTCCGGCAGTTCGAACCGTTCCAGCAGGGAGCGCAGCGGGTCGTCGCGGTCCAGAGCCTCGGCATGTGCGCGGTCCATGAGCCGCAGCGTACGACGGCCCCGGCACCTCAGCGCACGGCGCGCTGCAGGGCGGTGCCCAGCAGTCGGGCCGCGAGACCGGGCCAGTCGCCGTCGGACGGGTCGCCGAATGCCCGGAAGGAGACGACCACGACGACGTTGCCGACCCGGGCCATGCCGTTGCCGGTGAACGACGGCTCCGAGCCGGGGTTGTCCGGGGTGGGCGAGTTCAGCACGCTCCACGCGAGGGCGTCGTCGGCGCCGTCGACAGAGACGGCGACCGGCTGGGTCACCGACTCCTCACGCTGCTCGCCGACCTCGCCGCAGACCTCCGGCCGGACGGTGTGCGCGGAGACCACCCGGAACGCCGAGTCGGCGTCCGGCATCCGCAGCACGTACTCCTGCACGCTGCCCTCGCCGAGCTCCTGGAAGTAGTGCATGTCCAGTGCGGCGTCGGCGCCGGCGGCGGAGAGGTCGTCGATGCAGCGTTCGGCCGGCGGCTCCGGGTCCTCGTAGTCGGAGCTGCGGGTGAACCCGGTGTAGGTGCCAACGGAGGCGAGGTCGGCGTCGGTGAGGAAGGGATCGTCAGCCAGGTCGAGCAGGTCACCTGGCGGCTCGGTGGGGTCGCCGGGACCGGTGGGGTCGCCCGTCGGCTCGGGGTCCGTGGTGGGTGTGGGTTCGTCCCCGGGTCCGGTTTCGGTGCCGGTCGGCTCGCCCCCCGGCTCGGTGCCGGGCTCGGTGAGATCGGCGGTGGAGACGTCTCCGACGCAGTCGGCGCCGAACAGCGTGTCGCAGACGCGTTCGGTGGCGCGGACGGGGGTGTCGATGTCGATGTCGCCGCTGGTGTTCTCGGTGGGCTCGATCCGGGTGGTGACGCTGACGACGTCCTCGACCCGGGTCAGGGCGACGGTGACGGCGTCGGCCTGCGGATCCGCCGGGTCGGCGTAGTAGCGCAGCATGAAGCCCTCGTCGCCCACGCCGTCGATCTGCAGCGTGTCGACCACCTGCGGCAGCTCGCCGCTGGTGGGGTCGGGCAGGCAGCCGTCCACCTCGTCGAAGAGCGGCCGCAGCTCGACGCCGCCGCCGATCCGGACCAGTTCCTGGCGGATCTCGCCGGCGCCGTCGGCCCGGTACGCGACCTCGGCCCGGTCGGTCACCGCGCTCAGGGTGTCCACGACGCCGGCCGGGTCGCAGGCCACCTCGGGACCGGCCGCGGTGGCGGCCCACGTGGTGCCGGTGTCGCCGGCGAGGTCCTCCGGCGTCAGCAGTGCCGCCGCGAGCTCACTGGCCTGCGTCGCCGGTGCCTCGGTCGCCGGCGGCGTGGACGCGGCGACCGGCGGGTCCGGCTCCGGCGTCGTCGTCAGCTCCGGTGGGTTGATGGCGAACACGGCCGCTCCGACCACCGCGATGCCGGCGACCACCCCGCCGGTGACCTGGTGACGGGTGCGGCGGGCGGCGCGGGCGCGAGCGGCGGCCGGTCCGGGCAGCGGGGCGGCCGGGACGTCGTCGCCGAGGGAGCCGAGCCTGCGTTGCAGGACCTCGTCGAAGTCGTCCGTCATGGCGCACCTCCCGCGGGGACGTCGTCCTCGGTGAGCAGCTGGGCGAGCGCGGCCCGGCCACGGGACAGGCGGGCCTTGATGGTGCCGGTGGGCGTGCCGGTCTCGTGAGCGATGTCGTCGACGCTCATGCCGACCAGGTGGTGCATCACGATCGCCTGCCGCTGCGCCTCCGGGATCTGCCTCAGCGCGGTGACGAGCGCGACGTGGTCGGGGTCCGGCGACGGCGTGTGCTGCGGTGCGCCGTGCTTGACCAGTGCGGTGAAGCCGTTCTTCGTCTTGCGCCAGCGGCTCGCGGCGATCCGCCAGGCGACGGTGCGGATCCACGCCTCGGGGTTGGTGGTCTGGCTGACGGTCTTCCAGCGCTGCCAGGCACGGGCGTACGCCTCCTGGGTGCATTCCTGCGCGTCGGCGAGGTTGCCCGTCATGGCGTACATCTGGTGCAGGACGCGGCGGCTGGTGGCGTTGTAGAAAGCGTCGAAGTCAGCGGTGTTCGTCTCGGCCATCGTCCTCACCCCCCGAGCCTCTGGCCGGCCCGATCGAGCAGCAGGCGGGCCTGTTCAGGGGTGACGTCGTACGAGAGGCCGTCGCTGTGGCTGGCGATGAAGTGGAAGACGACGGCGACGGTGTCGTCCCGCAGTACCGCGCCATAGACGGAGACGACGCCGTACTCGCTCTCGGAACGCCAGGTCATGCCCTCGTACCCGTCGCCGGAGATCGCCCCGGTGTTCTCGATGACGTCCCCGGGCTGGGTGAACACGTCGGCGGCCGCGACCAGCGCCTCGTAGTGGGCGCGGGCGGTGGCAGCGTCGGGGAAGTGCGCCCGCAGCTCGTCCAGGCTGGCACCACCCGGCTCCATCGGATCAGCGTAGCCGCGGTGTTCCAGGGATTCGGCGCCATCGGCGAGCGGGTCGCGGGGCAGTCCGACGTGACCGTATTCCTGCCACCCGTACTCGTCGGTGTTGTCACTGACCTCGCCGCCCTCGGTGATGTCGGCCAGCCCGATCTCGGCGATGTCGTCGATGGTCAGCCAGCCGTCGACGTCACCCTCCGGCTCGGGGTAGAGCCGGTGTTGCTCCGGGGTGGTGGGGCAGTCGGTGCCGAGGGCGTCGCAGAGCCTTTGAACAGCGCGTACGGTCCGGTCCGGTTCGGGCACGCCGTTGTAGTCCTGGCCCTCGCCGCCGTGGAAGATGGCGCTGACATAGTCGCCGGAGCGGGCCAGGCCGGCGGTGACGTAGGTCTGCGTCTCCGCCGTCAGCGGCGGCCCCCGCCAGACCAGCAAGTAGGCCTCGTCGCCCACCCCGGCCAGCTCCCACACCTGGATCAGGTCGTGTTGGTCGTCGCCCTGCGCGCAGGCGGTGATCTCGTCGCGGATCGCGCCCAGCCGGTCGTCCGCCGCTCCGGGCTCGGTGGGTTCGACGACGTGGTCGAACCGGGCGCTGTCGCCGATGCCGAAGCTCGCGACCGCCGCCGTCGCCGGGAACACCGGGACGCAGGGGAGCCAGCCGTCCTCGGGCGGCAGATCCGCCCAGTCGACGCCGCTGTCACCGACGACGTCGTCCAGGACGAGGAGCGCGCCGGGCGGGACGGTCAGTTCCGTGCGGGCGTCGGTGTCGGGTTCTTCCTGGCCCGACGGGTCCGGATCGGCCGGCGGCGCCGTGGGCGGGGTGGTGGGCTCGTCCGTCGGGGTGGCCGGTGCGGTCGGCGTGGCCGTCGGGGTCGCACCGTCGGAGGCAGGCGGCGCCGGTTGCGGGCTCGCGGTGAACTCCGGGGTGCTGATGGCGAGCACACCGGCCGCGATGACCGCGACCCCCGCGAGTACCCCGCTGGTGACCTGGTGCCGGGTGCGCTGAGCGGCCCGGTGGCGCGCGGCTACGGCCCCCGGGAGCGTGACCCCGGTGAGATCGGATTCCAGCCTGGCGAGGCGCCGGGCCAGCCCGTCGTCGAGGCTGTCAGCCACACCTACCTCCGTGATGACGACGTCATGGGCTACACCAGACAGGACCCGCCAGCGCCGCCTACGGTTGCACGACGAAACGGTGAA
It encodes:
- a CDS encoding dihydrofolate reductase family protein encodes the protein MSKLVVIENVSLDGVMQAPGAPEEDTRGGFAHGGWAAPYSDDVALAEMSEGMSVGGPLLFGRRTYESFHGYWGQQADDNPYTPVLNAATKYVVSTTLSEPLPWQNSRLVSEDVPAAVAALKEREERDVGVLGSGELVQTLIRYDLIDQYVLSIHPLVLGQGARLFRESAPLTKFRLAKSVPTTTGVIIATYDRAR
- a CDS encoding RNA polymerase sigma factor; the encoded protein is MAETNTADFDAFYNATSRRVLHQMYAMTGNLADAQECTQEAYARAWQRWKTVSQTTNPEAWIRTVAWRIAASRWRKTKNGFTALVKHGAPQHTPSPDPDHVALVTALRQIPEAQRQAIVMHHLVGMSVDDIAHETGTPTGTIKARLSRGRAALAQLLTEDDVPAGGAP
- the kynU gene encoding kynureninase codes for the protein MDRAHAEALDRDDPLRSLLERFELPDGVIYLDGNSLGPLPRGVAERMSRLVGHEWRDALITSWNTHGWYDLPATVGAKLEPLLGAAPGTVTVGDSTSVQLFKLLVAAARLRPGRRVVVTEPGNFPTDSYVVDGVARLLGLTVRWWSAADSPDLATVLDDDVAVVSLCHVDYRLGRMHDGPAVTAAVHEAGAVMLWDLCHSAGAVDVDLAGWDADLAVGCGYKYLNGGPGAPAFVYVAPRWLDAIEQPVTGWFGHADPFALERDYRPAAGVRRMLSGTTPVLGVAALDAALDAFAGVSMAEVRRKSLALTDLFLELTAERLASYGVVAEVPRAHAERGSQVCLRLPGAYGFVQALIGRRVIGDFREPDLARFGFAPLYVGFADVYDAVSHMVEVLAGREHERPENTARAAVT